Proteins encoded by one window of Candidatus Poribacteria bacterium:
- a CDS encoding patatin-like phospholipase family protein, giving the protein MIEDKKSLRVLSIDGGGMRGVYSSTYLSVLAKQLARRRNINNLDNLDVGKAFDLIVGTSSGGILACALAAGIPLDKVSNLYSEHGQEIFPMKMPDSLKVTNLIKLLCWSKHLAQGNETLKQVLEEQFADMTLGQVYNDRGIALAIPAIEMSQHRSWVFKTSHLGGHRDDDFRLVDVCLATSAAPLYRSMARVGDPTTPGHNYVFVDGGLWANNPILVGMIDAIQMTKPGDRIEIFSLGTYPRPPGDIFDAGDMHRGPVGWKFGGEVVMTALDAQGFAYDNMADMLAKHVKRDCSIVHFPQGDLPAKGMPYLDLDETDKKATQMLINQAQNDAFLALSVYARATDNNIDTLVELLKDIPTVTKQEKTE; this is encoded by the coding sequence ATGATTGAAGATAAAAAATCGCTAAGAGTCTTGAGTATCGATGGCGGTGGTATGCGCGGTGTCTACTCTAGTACTTACCTTTCAGTGCTAGCTAAGCAACTTGCGAGACGGAGGAATATCAATAATCTCGACAATCTCGACGTAGGCAAGGCCTTTGACCTAATCGTTGGAACCAGTAGTGGAGGTATTCTTGCCTGTGCCTTAGCAGCAGGCATCCCCCTTGATAAAGTATCCAACCTTTACTCAGAGCACGGACAAGAAATATTCCCGATGAAAATGCCTGATAGCCTTAAAGTCACCAACTTAATCAAACTGCTATGCTGGTCGAAGCATCTTGCACAAGGTAATGAGACCCTCAAGCAGGTATTAGAGGAACAGTTTGCCGATATGACGCTGGGCCAAGTCTACAACGACCGTGGAATTGCACTGGCTATCCCGGCAATTGAGATGTCTCAACATCGCAGTTGGGTTTTTAAGACGTCGCATCTTGGGGGTCATCGCGATGATGACTTTAGACTTGTGGATGTATGCCTTGCGACTAGTGCTGCCCCGTTGTACCGTTCGATGGCACGGGTTGGAGATCCGACAACACCCGGGCATAACTATGTGTTCGTTGATGGTGGTCTTTGGGCGAACAACCCCATTTTGGTCGGAATGATTGATGCTATTCAGATGACGAAACCAGGTGATCGGATTGAGATCTTTTCGCTCGGCACCTATCCGCGTCCTCCTGGTGATATCTTCGATGCTGGTGATATGCACCGTGGCCCTGTCGGATGGAAGTTCGGTGGCGAAGTGGTGATGACCGCACTGGACGCACAAGGATTTGCTTATGACAACATGGCCGACATGTTGGCCAAGCATGTGAAGCGCGATTGTTCTATAGTGCATTTTCCGCAGGGAGACTTGCCGGCAAAGGGTATGCCCTACTTGGATTTGGACGAGACTGATAAGAAAGCTACGCAGATGCTCATCAATCAGGCTCAAAATGATGCATTTCTAGCATTGAGTGTATATGCTCGTGCTACTGACAACAACATTGATACGCTTGTAGAACTGCTTAAGGATATACCCACGGTTACGAAACAGGAGAAAACTGAGTGA